In a genomic window of Mycoplasma iguanae:
- the eno gene encoding phosphopyruvate hydratase, with translation MIRIHAREVLDSRGNPTVQVEVETALGGFGSAIVPSGASTGTREALELRDQATKYESNWFGGKGVQTAVDNINEKLAPAILGFEVTDQRAIDMQMLQLDGSEFKKNLGANAILGVSLAVAKAAADELDLPLYRYLGGTNARKLPVPMLNVINGGEHASNTIDFQEFMVMPVGVKSLKSALQCANKVFHNLAKLLKKAGHGTQVGDEGGFAPNLKSHQEALDFLVEAIKVAGFVPATHGENAVAIALDAASSELYDKETKKYTFKKLKEAIESKKPGFENLTDKVEFTTDQLVEYYGDLFAKYPIISVEDGFAEQDWEGFAKFNAKFGKTHQIMGDDLTVTNSKILARAIQENSINSILIKLNQIGSVSETLDTIEMAQKANMTAVVSHRSGESEDTFIADLSVAVNASQIKTGSLSRTDRVAKYNRLLAIEEELGSVAEFEGANAFYNLKEHRK, from the coding sequence ATTATTAGAATTCACGCTAGAGAAGTTCTAGATTCACGTGGAAATCCTACAGTTCAAGTTGAAGTAGAAACAGCTTTAGGAGGATTTGGTTCAGCAATCGTTCCTTCAGGTGCTTCAACAGGAACAAGAGAAGCTTTAGAGTTAAGAGATCAAGCAACAAAATATGAATCAAATTGATTTGGTGGAAAAGGTGTTCAAACAGCTGTTGATAATATTAATGAAAAACTTGCTCCAGCAATCTTAGGTTTTGAAGTTACTGACCAAAGAGCAATTGATATGCAAATGTTGCAATTAGATGGTTCAGAATTCAAAAAAAACTTAGGAGCTAACGCTATTTTAGGTGTTTCTTTAGCAGTAGCTAAAGCTGCAGCAGATGAATTAGATTTACCTTTATATCGTTATTTAGGTGGAACAAACGCCAGAAAATTACCAGTTCCTATGTTAAATGTTATTAACGGTGGAGAACACGCTTCAAACACAATTGATTTTCAAGAATTCATGGTTATGCCAGTGGGAGTAAAATCATTAAAAAGCGCTTTACAATGTGCTAATAAAGTGTTCCACAATCTAGCTAAATTATTGAAAAAAGCAGGACATGGTACACAAGTTGGTGATGAAGGTGGATTTGCTCCAAATCTAAAATCACATCAAGAAGCTTTGGATTTTTTAGTTGAAGCTATTAAAGTTGCAGGGTTTGTTCCAGCTACTCATGGTGAAAATGCAGTTGCTATTGCACTTGATGCTGCTTCTTCAGAACTTTATGACAAAGAAACTAAAAAATATACATTTAAAAAATTAAAAGAAGCCATTGAATCTAAAAAACCAGGATTTGAAAATTTAACAGACAAAGTTGAATTTACAACAGATCAATTAGTAGAATACTATGGTGATTTATTTGCAAAATATCCAATTATTTCAGTAGAAGATGGATTTGCAGAACAAGACTGAGAAGGTTTTGCTAAATTTAATGCTAAATTTGGTAAAACACATCAAATTATGGGTGATGATTTAACTGTTACAAATTCAAAAATTTTAGCACGTGCAATTCAAGAAAATTCAATTAATTCTATCCTAATTAAATTAAATCAAATCGGTTCAGTTTCAGAAACATTAGATACAATTGAAATGGCACAAAAAGCTAATATGACAGCTGTTGTTTCACACCGTTCAGGTGAATCAGAAGATACATTTATTGCCGATCTATCTGTTGCCGTTAATGCTTCACAAATTAAAACTGGATCATTATCAAGAACTGATCGTGTTGCAAAATACAACAGATTATTAGCAATTGAAGAAGAACTAGGTTCAGTTGCTGAATTTGAAGGCGCAAATGCTTTTTACAATTTAAAAGAACACAGAAAATAA
- the tsf gene encoding translation elongation factor Ts: MSQPNTMALIKELRERTNAAMIDCKKALESSQWDIEKAIVWLQENGKAKAAKKAGRIAAEGLVNAMANDQAAVIYEVNSETDFVAQNQGFLDLVDEIGKTLLAHDFSNSEQALQLKNSAGKTLEELTIDATATIGEKISLRRAQRINLSDTQVAGSYKHSNGQIATLVLIEGKDAEAARGVAMHVAAMNPEYALVADVPTEKIASLRKEFLADPALAGKPEKIQQNIVEGKINKALAETVLELQDFVVDNAFKVNKFLESKNSKLVSIVRFEVGEGIEKVANDFASEVAAQVSEALK; encoded by the coding sequence ATGTCACAACCTAACACAATGGCTTTAATTAAAGAATTACGTGAAAGAACAAATGCTGCCATGATTGATTGTAAAAAAGCTTTAGAGTCATCACAATGAGATATTGAAAAAGCAATTGTTTGATTACAAGAAAATGGTAAAGCAAAAGCAGCTAAAAAAGCTGGAAGAATTGCTGCAGAAGGTCTTGTTAATGCCATGGCAAATGACCAAGCTGCTGTAATTTATGAAGTTAATTCAGAAACAGATTTTGTTGCTCAAAATCAAGGTTTTCTAGATCTTGTTGATGAAATAGGTAAAACTTTATTAGCACATGATTTTTCAAATTCAGAGCAAGCTTTACAGCTAAAAAATAGTGCAGGTAAAACTTTAGAAGAATTAACAATTGATGCAACTGCAACTATTGGTGAAAAAATTTCTTTAAGAAGAGCACAAAGAATAAATCTTTCAGATACACAAGTTGCAGGTTCATATAAACATTCAAACGGACAAATTGCAACTTTAGTTCTTATTGAAGGTAAAGATGCTGAAGCAGCTCGTGGAGTTGCAATGCATGTTGCAGCTATGAATCCTGAATATGCTTTAGTGGCGGATGTTCCTACAGAAAAAATTGCAAGTTTAAGAAAAGAATTTTTAGCAGATCCTGCCTTAGCAGGAAAACCAGAAAAAATTCAACAAAACATTGTTGAAGGAAAAATTAATAAAGCTTTAGCAGAAACAGTTCTTGAATTACAAGATTTTGTGGTTGATAATGCTTTTAAAGTTAATAAATTCTTAGAGTCAAAAAATTCTAAATTAGTTTCTATTGTGCGTTTTGAAGTTGGTGAAGGTATCGAAAAAGTTGCAAATGATTTTGCATCAGAAGTAGCAGCCCAAGTTTCAGAAGCTTTAAAATAA
- the rpsB gene encoding 30S ribosomal protein S2, whose translation MSQDLPQEKLDTVETSESKPTQNKEIVSKAKLLEAGTYFGHRVANWNPKMKPYIHTKKMGIHIIDIVKTQNAIEFAYKLVNKFAQKGASFIFVGTKKQAKKTVEEQALRTNSAYVSERWLGGTLTNSKTIFSSVRKMYDLERLAENNFEGYTKKEGVLMTKELAKLRRNLNGIKNMKQQPQVMIVADPLTDLIAVKEARKKGVKVVGILDSNADPSLVDLGIPANDDSSKSIALILTILADAIVAAKNGKQLFAYQPESEVILPDDGNKEQREQREQRRYNNPRTPYTKREFVNKETNKEQKTATEPTKN comes from the coding sequence ATGTCACAAGATTTACCACAAGAAAAACTAGACACAGTAGAAACTAGTGAATCAAAACCAACACAAAACAAAGAAATTGTTTCAAAAGCAAAATTATTAGAAGCTGGAACATACTTTGGACACAGAGTTGCAAATTGAAACCCTAAAATGAAACCTTATATTCATACAAAAAAAATGGGTATTCACATTATTGATATTGTTAAAACTCAAAATGCAATTGAATTTGCTTATAAACTTGTAAATAAATTCGCGCAAAAAGGTGCATCATTCATTTTTGTTGGAACAAAAAAACAAGCTAAAAAAACTGTTGAAGAACAAGCATTAAGAACTAATTCAGCTTATGTTTCAGAAAGATGATTAGGTGGAACACTAACTAACTCTAAAACGATTTTTTCAAGCGTTAGAAAAATGTATGATTTAGAGAGATTAGCAGAAAATAACTTTGAAGGGTACACCAAAAAAGAAGGTGTGCTAATGACAAAGGAATTAGCTAAACTAAGAAGAAATTTAAACGGTATTAAAAATATGAAACAACAACCACAAGTAATGATTGTTGCAGATCCTTTAACAGATTTAATCGCTGTTAAAGAAGCTCGTAAAAAAGGCGTTAAAGTTGTTGGAATTTTAGATTCAAATGCAGATCCTTCATTAGTTGATTTAGGAATCCCTGCAAATGATGATTCTTCCAAATCAATTGCTTTAATTTTAACAATTTTAGCTGATGCAATTGTTGCAGCTAAAAATGGTAAACAATTATTTGCTTATCAACCAGAGTCTGAAGTAATTCTTCCTGATGATGGAAACAAGGAACAAAGAGAGCAAAGAGAACAAAGAAGATATAATAATCCAAGAACACCTTACACAAAAAGAGAATTCGTCAATAAAGAAACTAACAAAGAACAAAAAACAGCAACTGAACCAACAAAAAATTAA